AAAGAAATTTCAGGGGCTCTTTTTTCTCCTACCAAATCTCTCCATTTGCTTTCTGAGTTCTAAGAGATCCCTATATTACCCACCATTAATAATAAAGTAGCTAAAATTATTCATGCTGTTTACAAGGTAAGTTGCTCTGTCTTATTTCTTGCTAGAATCTTGCACCATGTACAATGCCCAGCTGGCACATAAACACGTATCAGTAAAATTAGACAGATAAAAAGCCAACTAAGTgaacaataaagaaatgaatgcACTTTGTATGTCTGTTGTTGTAAAGCATTGCAACTTTAACAGAAACATTATGACCTGCCAATTAATTCACAAAAATAAGTGACTGATACCAGAATGTTTACCATTTTGATCCAGGATACAGGACCAGGAAACCTAGAGAGCTGGAGGTAGAAGGCAGCACAGCTCTACAAAAGGACAGctggaaacagaaaacaaacagaactcTACAGAGACTTCACAGCTTTTTCAAGGGAAGGTTCTGTTTACCATCAGCTGGGAGGAGACAAACAGCAGCTTTGTGGAAATACGTTTGTTGTGTTTGGTTGTGTTTGATGCCAAGATGCAGAGTTCAGTTTCCAAGAATTTTTGGTGATTTATTGCATTATGAGTGACTTAAACAATTGTacatagaatttttttccttcaaaagatCGTTTCACCATCgtggtaatttttctttcttagtaatAGATCATTAAATCTGTTTGACGGCTAGGGAATAGAAAATATTCTTTGGtttcaaactttgaaaaatagattACTCAAGCCAATACCTATACTTCAAAATACCATACTGCTTTATGGAAATTTAATATTAGAATAGAGAAAGCAGAATCAAATTATAAATCTACTTTTCTAGGAGATGCCATAAATTTCCTGGAGAACTTCACATTCCGATTATATAGAAAAAACCTTGAATACTCTGAAAATACATGGTATGCATTGATCTCTAATCTTGTACATTTCACACACTGTGATAAAATTGCCAAATATATGCCAATATTTATTTGGCTGATCAACTGTACTTAATAATTCAACTCTAAGCTATTTTATCACTTTTCTCTAGCTAATCTATTGTATCACAGTTATATTGGTTTTGCATAAGTAAATCCTTCTAAGCCTTCTTATCGCCTCCACCCTGGCACCTCAGACATATTAGAACAATTAGTGGTCAGTGACAAGAAGAAGAGtagcagggaagaagaaaagggaaaatggacAGAGCAGGTATTACCAAAAAAATTAGGACGACAACCTATAGTTTGGTACCTGAATTCTAAACTCAGTCCTTCCACTGAGTGATGTGGGCATCAGTTCTCTCCTCTATAAATGAATGAGCTGGATTCAGTTATTGCTAAGATTCCTTCTGGCTGTGAAGTATTGCACTTTACTCTGTAGGGTAAAACCTCTTTGCTTTTCACATGAAACTCCTAgttcaatgacaaaaaaaataagatattattCTTCTATCTGCCCCAAACGTCTCTGACTAAGCATCACCTCTGGCTGCATCTCGGGAAGACCATAAGCCCCAACAACCCCTTAAAACTGGTATCCAAAAGGGAAATGGGCTGGAACACATACTCCTGAGGGCTGCACTGCACACTTTAAAAATGAGGAGTGCACATGTCTACTTTGTAGAAAGCCTGGCTGACTTTTGACCTGACTTAGTACTATTTGAAGCAGCTTACTGACACTGCCAATAACATCACACATACTAGAACACACAACTTGTAACTAAACCACAGATAGTGCCAAGCAACATAAAGAATCCAGGAAATAGATACTTTAAATGGAAACTGCTCAAACAGAATAGCTACTGAAGGATCTGGAAGTACATTACCAAACTGCTTCTCTGAGGTTACATAGCTACATTTTAGGATTCTTCAGGGGCTGCTGCCATGGTCTTGCTGTTAAAAACCTCAACAATTTTTCAAGATATCACATTTAACAAAAGGCCACATCTATTTCTTCCAATAAAGATTTAGCCTAATATTACTGGATACATTTAGGGCATAGAAATAAAGCATGCTTTCCAGAGACCAGGAAAAAAGAGACAAACAGCCGTTTAGAATTAGTAGGTACCACTCTAATCTGAAGCTTGCACTGTCCTTTTCAATCGCTGCAGAGAAACAATTAATAAAGGAACCCATTAAGACCTGATTATTGCTGCTAAAAAAAGGAAGGTAGAATTTCAGTCCTTTGAAGTAACTGAGAATGATTCAGGCCTCATTACAGAGATATAATCTACATTCATACATTTATGTTAGTGATTCAAATCTATTGGGAGAGATTGAATTCCGTTAAATAGTGCATCTTTCCTGTGGAACTTTTCTCAGGCTTTCTCGGGCTAAcctaagaggtgacctaacaatgCAAAGCAGTGGAGTATTTAGGAATTCAACTGTGCTATAAAAGAAAGgctgcacagaaaagaaaaagaagaatgagataTAATCTAAAAAGCTATGTCAGCTTTTCCTTTGGGCTGTTTTGTAAATGCCCTTCCTGTCATCACGCTATACAGAAGGGCTGCAAAAGAGCTCCAGAACTTTTAAACACTGCACCTGCTGCAAGCAGATTTTAATATGGAAGTTTTAAAGATGTGATTTTCCCCTTTCCAGACAGAATAAAAGCATAAAACTTTGAACAAAGATCCGAGCAGCTTCCTCTACTGGAGCATAAAAGTGGTAGATTTGAATGTGttagagggagagggagcagggagaggaaagagaaacaggGACAGACAGATACTACCTTCAGGGTGGAGTGGGGGTGTCTACAGtgagttttaaaaacaattaaaaggaTCTCAAGCTGGCATCAATATTGTTGATGCTCAGTGTATAGAAACCTCAAAATAATAACTTCCTGTGTTTAGTAACTTTTTAAAGTAGAATCTTTATTGTATGGTTTCatcaaacataatttttttttaaaaaaagaacatgtaGTTTTAATTAGCTGTCAATTCAAGCAGTTGGATTCTGCTAAACAATTGAATTGAAACTCAAGTGCCTTAGAAACACTATGCTCTCAGGCATTTGTCAGCTCAGGTATGAAACtgaatcagaaaattaaaattagcaCTGggagttcatttttaaatatccatgttttaatgaaagaaaataattgtttgaTGTATGTTTTTGACTTGCTTAGCGTTCCAATTAATAGCTGCAAAAATTAGAGCTAATTATATTAAATTTGAATATCTACTATGGTGTTCACCACATTGTCAAAATTTTCTGTCAGCATTGCCATGGGTtataaataatgcaattaaaatccTGATTCTAGTATTAAATAGCTCTATTTCCAAGGTACTGAATAAACAGGAAAATGTAAGAGCATGCACATGAAGTCACTTTTCAGGTCACTAAACAATATAATTGGGCAATCATTCCTAATGCCCATCTCTAAAGCTAGATTTTcaattcctttctattttcttctgttcAAATGAAGATTGAGGCTAATGCACATTATAGGGATTCTGacttgtatatacatacacaagtTCTTCTGATTAGCTCCCTCCAAATTACAGTGACAGAGGTCAAACTCCCAAGTTCACCTTGAACTGATTCTCCCTCTCAGAATAGCAGCCTGAATATATTAGGTTGAACCAAAAGAAATGGTCACTTTTGAAGGCTGTAAACTATCAGACTGGTAATTTCATATGCTTCAGTATAGCACAAATGTCCAACTGTCCTACAAAACATAAACACTTTCTACAATACACCTGTAGGTACGTACTCCTTCCAGCCAAACTTTCCCCAGTTTAGAGTTATTCTTAAAGAAGAGATCCTCTAAGAACTGTCTGTTACTCAAATTCGAATGGATTATcatgatattttattctttgtgcctCTTAATTCTTGGCAGGGACCTGATTCTGTCTACACCTGGGTTATGAGCAGGGTGAGCAATTAGGAGTTGCAAAGGGTTGAGTGTGAGCCAGGAAGACTGGAGGTGCAGTTGCATTATAAAATAGAGCCCTTAAAACATTAAAtctgaagatagaaaaaagaaaacgtCCTTTTAGGGCaaggtgcaaaagaaaatgcaaagaaaacagaacagcaGAATATTCAACCAAACTTTACGGTTAAATCTTTGCAAACTCAGTGAAGTGCGTTCGCTTTAGAGCACACGTGTGATTCAGTGAGAGACCCATGTTAGCAATTAAAAATCAGTCATTTCGTCATTTCGGTCCCTGATTTCATTTGCACCAAGAGAGGGGCAACTTTTAAGGGTGACGATAAATCTCCCTGAGCTTGAAAGGCAGAGAGGGCCAAAGTGTGAACTTTTTACTTCAGCAACGGAAGCGAGAAATCAGTGATTCATTAAAGCAGAGACCTCCTTGGAAGCtggcagaagaggaggaaaggaagctaATTATGTCTCCCTTTTCGGTGCTCGCTCCGACCAGTTTATAATCTGCTGCTTTGGGAGGTTTACCCTCAGCATCTTCTGCTCTCTCCCTCAGCCCTCCCCTCCTTCTGGGAGCGAGAGGAGGGAAAAGCCAAGCACCGAGCTCCAAGCTCCAGGTGGCTCTCAAATGCTTCACtgccaagagagagagagagagagaaaaaaaacaaaactccgaCACAGGAAAACAAGTGAGAAAGGGGCTCCCCAGAGGGGATTGGTTCATGCTGGTGAGAGCAAAATTCGGAAAGCACGAGGATCCAGCTCGCGCCGGTGGCCAGAGCAGCGAGCACCAGGGCGCTCCAGCAGCAATTAGGCGGAGCTGGAGGCTCCCGAGGCGGCTGCGGCTGCACAGCAGCGGGACGGACGGCAGCCCCCGAGCGTCTCCTCTCCCCGCTCGCCGGCTCTCCCCCCTCTCggccccctcccccctcccactcgCTGGCGTTCCCAGCAGCCGAGGGTTTCAGATGTCCCACCGCAGTTTGACCCCCTCCCCCCGCCTCTCCACCCCTGCAAATGAGGTTTGACCAGCAGAGGCAGAGCCCACCTCTGGCTCAGAATCACTGACATTTAGACTCCAGGCTTCAACCTGTTTACAAGCGGGCTTTccaaagggagaagggaagggaaacagGGCCAAACAAAACACCAACCGCCATTCCCCCCCCAGCAAGAAGTGACTTTCTGGAGGCTTCAAATCAACAGGCACcaccaaaaagagaaagcaagagagggaagaaaacaacGGCGAGCGGGCAGCTGACTCCAGTTCGGACAACTCCAAAGGGACGTACTTCCAGAACTGGGTGGCCGGCTGGGCTCTGCGGAGAGGGACCAGAGGGTGCCAACCGCAGAGCAACGAGGAGAGCTCCGccagcctcccaccccagccccttaGGTTTTGTTCACCGTGCTGTCATCTGTTTTTCGGACCTTTTTTGTGCATAACATGGTGAAGAAAGGAGTGAAGAAGAGAACAAACTAACTCCTGGGGGAGTGAAGATCGCTGGTGACCAAtaccaccgccgccgccgccgccagctCCTGCGTCCGCGGCCACCCACGTCCACCGGTCACCCGCAGACTCGAGAGGCGCGCGGCCGCGGATCCGAGAACGGGGCGAGGAGAGGCAGCCGGCCCTTCCGAGGAGTGATGGATGTTGGTGCATTCACTTCTGGTCAGATCCGCGCCCGCAGGGAGCTAAGCAGCGGCCGCCACCTCCAGCTGTCTCCTTGCCTCGCACCAGGTCTTACCCTTCCAGTATGTTCCTTCTGATGAGACAATTTCCAGCGCCGAGAGTTTCAGTACAATGTGGAAATGGATACTGACACATGGTGCCTCAGCCTTTCCCCACCTGcccggctgctgctgctgcttcctCTTGTTGTTCTTGGTGTCTTCGGTCCCTGTCACCTGCCAAGCCCTTGGTCAGGACACGGTGTCATCGGAGGCCACCaactcctcctcgtcctccttctcttctccctccagcGCGGGGAGGCATGTGCGGAGCTACAATCACCTCCAAGGAGACGTCCGCTGGAGAAAGCTGTTTTCTTTCACCAAGTACTTTCTCAAGATTGAGAAGAACGGGAAGGTCAGCGGTACCAAGAAGGAGAACTGCCCGTACAGTAAGTAGCAAATGCACGCTCCCCTCCTTCCAAttatccacccccaccccacacggGGGAAATCTGTTCCAGATGTGGCCAGCTAAATATTTACGTCCCCAACCCCTGTAAAATGATTAAGTGAAATACTTTCACACTAAGCCACCCCCCTCCCCGTGTATACATTTTGCTGCTGCACCCCCTCCCTTCGGCGCGGCTCCCTCCACACCCCCCACTCCTTGCCACCCTATGGGCCGCCCTTCTGGCTTGTCACTCGCCCGACCACGCAGGGCTCCTACGAGCTGCTGCAGTGCCGTGAtgcctccctctctgtctccatcGTCCTTCCCCGCCTCATCCCGAggtctcctttccctcccttctggAAGTGGCTCaagtaaacacattgtttcttTTCCCCGGCAATCTTATTAAGAGTTTTGGGGCAGTTTCCTCAAGCTGAAAATAATTATCTGCTGTCAATTATAGGGGCTTTATGGGAACTTTATTCAAGAAAAGAAAGTCAATTCcactcactccccaccccacacccttaTTACTCTACCACCCCTCTAGATAGGAGTAAAAgcatttttctggttttgattttttttttttccgtccTTCATGTTGGTTTGAGTGATTGCAGTCCATGAAGTTAGCTTCTCAGGCACCACCGCTGCTATTTGTCTTCTGCCTGCCTTCTCTCTTGGTAACATGATGCTCATGTCTGCATTGTCAACAGCATATGCGCTGCTCTGTGGTGTCCTGGTGTACTCGTTTCTTCGGAAACCTCTCATGTTGCAGAGCCGTACTACTACAGCATTGTAAACATCTGGGACTGGATTCACACAGACCTCACACAAATTTCAttgtcattcttttattttcaaagtaaaagtcatgagTCTTTCCATGCTGTAGTTTGTCGGGTAGGATGAGGTTTTCTTCTCAGTACAAATTGTGACCTGGaaccctttcctttttcctttctctctttctttccttcttcagctctttctcttctttctttctgtagggGTGTGGACTGGTAGGGGAAGGGAGAACTAGAAGAGGAGGGGTGGATATTGTGTCTCTTCTTGAATCAGGCCAGCAAAGCCGGATTACTCTGTTGGCTTCCTTTCCTAGTTACTTTCAAGTGGTGAGACTTATTCATCCTCTATTGATTGCTGTTTGAAAGGATCCTGAGGCTATGTAATGGCACACTGAAGACAGTAGACGAGGACATTTAAAGATCTTTAATGACCATTTAGCATGATCTCAATGGTACTTCCAAGTCACCTTTTAAAAGGACCTTTTCATGTCAATTGCTTGGGAATTGCAAGCACATATTTGCCCGCTAACTTAAATATATGGGTCATACATTTCAAGATTCCTTGGCGCAGAAAGTGTCTTGTACTCAGGAAATATAGGTCTCCAGAATttaccatttccattttaaataaagatttacaAGAACTAAGACTTAGCTTTCTTATTTGGGGACTCACATACACTCAACAttaatttctgtttctcctcACCTGCTGCTCCCATTTACTAAAAACACCAATATGTAttcaagtaataaaaatatttgtagaagTTATTTTAAAGTGTTCCATCATATGTTTCATACTAGAGATGTTAAATAATCCATTACTTATATTTTTTTCCACTCTGATTCATAGAAAGTGACTGAAATAATGCCAGTTAcgataagtatatatatatttttggttgaAAGTCATTTTTTACCTGAATTCATTACATACTATGTAAAGATGTTATGGTtctgatttaaaaatcaatacttttttttacttctaaaacAAGAGTTGTGGTGTCATCAGTAGGACATTTGGGAAGAAGTGGTTCAAACACTTACTGAAGAGCtgggagttaaaaaaaattcccagggactgaaattctctgtatttttagTACCTGAGGATAACTCaaagaaacataataaaatttcaaTGTTAACCTTGAGGAAaccttattcttttctattttttggacacTAACTTGACTTTGTTATATTTGAGTGGATTTCTGATGTGATGCAGAACCAATCTACTCATTTACTTAGGCAACTTGAAttactattttctaaaataatgatCTTTGTGAGATTAACTGTTTAGTTACTTGACTTCCAGGATACACattgaattacatttttaaaatcagaattatcTGCAAAGGAAAAGGTGTATATTTCTTACTGCACAATAATGAGGGTAGACAGTTCCTATCCTAACTGTCCACAATACACTAATATCTCTTCCTCATGATAAGGTATACTAATAGTCTTTGTTAAAATGACAATGTTACATACAGTAATACAATCTTAATCAGTGGTTGAAAATGAAAGGGGTGGGGCTTGCTCTGTTAACTAATGTCAAACCATAAATAATTTAGGCTTTCCAAGAACATCTGTATCAAGACACAGCAAGTGCAACGTACAGGTTGAAAAAGCTTTAATTTCACATGTGGCCAGGTAATCAGAATGCTGCTACAATTTCCAGCTGGACTGATTCAGCAAAACTACATGGTATGATTAAGATATTATCTAATGTTGTATAATTACATGTGAATAAACTTATGCCATGTCTATAGGGTAACGAGCCAGCCAGACCACCAAATGGTAGCTGTTCAATATTAGGGTATATAACTTCTGAAGACTGTCAGTTCCTTGTCCAAAAACCACATTTCAGTCACATTTTCCTAAACAATTAATTATTCTTAACACTCAAAGCTGTTCTTTTGAGGTTTGCTTATTTGAAGcttaattttctttgttactttttttcctcatatTATTGCTTCCAAAATATCGTAACATCTTACTTAAGAGGTTATATGTTTGTGATGTCCTGGGCAATTAAACAACTGTTTTACCAGCTTTTTGCCAGCAAAATGCTAACAAAAGGGTAGTAAGGAAATCACCCACAGGCATTGCAAAATCATTTTTAACTTCTACCTCCAAAGCTGATTCCCAGAAATTGGATAGTTCTAAAAATATTACATGTGCTAAAGAAACTCTTCTCAATTTGGGTGAcgataatttctttcttttaaggggGGttgtatttttggtttgtttctttgCCATTATATGAGAATAGAATAAAGGGAacagataaattatatttctCCTGCTAGAAGTCTGAGAAAGCTTGAATAATTTAGAATAGCTGTGGTGTATCTGTCACTAGATATGCTTAGGCTCATTTAGGTTTGTTTTATCATTCTTTACATCTAGAGCTTTGCCCTTGAAACATTACCGCTCGGCTCCAGTTCTGGCCTCCTAGAAAGGCTGGATACAGCTGTGAGGTACCCTTGCAACTGGGACTGGTGGACTTATTTTTGGATGTGAGTAAAACAGCTGTGGGCTTCTCCTGTGGTTGTCACTTGTAGAAAAGGCGACCTAATGAAAGGAAAGTGTATTCCTAAACTTGAGACAGCCAAGGATGGATATTCTACAAATGGAGAGCCATAGTGCTTGTAAGTCTTTCTGGGAAAGGGGTATAGGAGACAATAGAGAAACCAGGATGTACTGAGTATTTAGCATGTGccctatttctttaaatatatatgtatatatgtaatattacTATGATTTAGATATAGCTGTTCACATTTCTCAGATATGAAAACTAAACCTGAAAAAAGTAAATTACGTAAGGTCATTCAGCCAGAAATAGGCTGGGCTAGGATTCAAAGCTTAAGTCTATTTGGTTACATCACTTGTTTCTTCTACTGCTCTTCTACCAACAACACTGATACCAATATATTAGATTAGACACCCCAAACACTCtaaaaaagcaaattacccaaaacCTTGATTGTTTCTTGCTATGTACACCAATAGTTCctcagaatgaaactggaacattagTACAGTGACAGcgccaaagaaatgaaatatctTAAAGTTATTACTGCAGGAGGCTACAAGGTCTCAGGCACTGTGAGTGCATTCTCTAGGTGAAGTATCTCTTGTGATATTATTACATTTGGGAATATATTTCTCATAGGAACACAACACACATATCCATCAACCTCACTTAGTTGAACAGAGGGCATTAGAAATATATGACCTTTTAAGAAAAATCCATGAATTCATCAAATATAGTAATTATAGCTGAGGGCCAAATGTTTAATTGTTCCCAtgtgtaataaaataatttgattgtATTTTGCATACCAGTGTGAAATTGCGCTGCTGCCGAAACTTCTGATATATGACTCTAGAAAAGGGCAAAGTCTTTGCGAActaaagctatatatatatatatatatatatatatataaaattaaatatatatatagcttaaTATATATAGTAAGAAAGCTTTAAAATGAGTCCACAAATCAAAAAGGTACTTCACCACATATAAATGACAAATTATTGCCTAGGATTAAAGCTTTACATTGTTACTTTTTAATCAGGACTAGAGTTTATTATAAGAGTTAAAGTAAGAAAATACTTCTTGAGGAAAATAGGGACTCAAATATTATCTCCTAATAAATATATAACAGCTTTCTGGGAAGAAACCTATATACAACATGTCTTATTTAAATTGTGCTTGTTTCTAGCATTTGGTTGCATAATTTACAACCAGCAGCATTTAATCATGAGCATTGAGGATTTATGAAGGTGAAAGTCACTGTATTTAATGTTTACATGACACTATCCTGTTACCTTTACTGCATTCCTACCATATGGACCCTCCACTTTGATGGCATTATCATAAATCCATTAAAAATGCACAATTACAGAGAATTGCCTCTTCATAAATCTGAAGATCTATTTATAACCATCTACtagaagaaatacaagaaaacagTTGGCAGAAATCACACGCCGATATTGGAGTATGAGAACTCAGAGACACCAATTTCTAGGTAGGTCATGGGTAGTTCAGTAATTGTTTCACCAAAGGTATGGACCACTCTTTAAAAATAGGTGTTTTCAAAATGATATTTAAGCACAGAATTTAAAACAAGAAGAATCATGTctaacagaatgaaggaaaccCCACTGTATATATGTTTTCCTCTGCATTTCTACTGACCACTTTCAAGTAAAAGGCCTTATACCAGTTCTTTAGTGTTTAATGAACTCACAGGAGAACATGAATAAGCACTCTAAGTTCCTAAACAATTACCTTAATGTTCAGAGTCAAACCCCATTTCTTATCCAAATGCCTGACTTTCCAAATGCCAAAATGTTGGAAAAAAGTTGACAGCTCATTTGAAATGGAGCTAATGTTCCTCACATTTATGAGCTGCCTATGAACATCTACATCTTTCCTAAGCCTTAAATGCCTGCATGCTTATCCAAAATTGTAACACAAATGATATTTCtttattatgcttcagaaggAAGCATAATACATGTGTGTTAGTTCAAAGTGATTTTAATCTATCTTAACATTAATTCTGTGAACTTTGCAATGAGCAGTAATTCAGATGACATTTTTAGTATTACAGTTCCAACATTTGTCAGCATGAATAGTTGAGGTTTGTTTGatgcaaataagtaaaatattagcatttcCCTCCCAGAAATTAAAGTTCTCTTTTAATTTTCCAGTAAGATGGGGCATTGGATTcatgtttatgtaattttaatagttttatcaCAGTCTAGAAAAGTAATGAACTTCATTTTGTCTCCAGTTCTTTATGcagaaatatctttatttttcatgatataTCACAATAATTTAAGATCATTTATGTTTGACATTTAACCAGTGGTGTTTGTACTTGCTTTACAGATTAAAAGTATctacttttcataatttttttcagtctgtTACCTTTACTTGT
This genomic interval from Manis javanica isolate MJ-LG chromosome 1, MJ_LKY, whole genome shotgun sequence contains the following:
- the FGF10 gene encoding fibroblast growth factor 10, translating into MWKWILTHGASAFPHLPGCCCCFLLLFLVSSVPVTCQALGQDTVSSEATNSSSSSFSSPSSAGRHVRSYNHLQGDVRWRKLFSFTKYFLKIEKNGKVSGTKKENCPYSILEITSVEIGVVAVKAINSNYYLAMNKKGKLYGSKEFNNDCKLKERIEENGYNTYASFNWQHNGRQMYVALNGKGAPRRGQKTRRKNTSAHFLPMVVHS